In the genome of Podospora pseudocomata strain CBS 415.72m chromosome 2 map unlocalized CBS415.72m_2.2, whole genome shotgun sequence, one region contains:
- the PRP45 gene encoding mRNA splicing protein (COG:A; COG:B; BUSCO:EOG09264DT4; EggNog:ENOG503NY30), with protein sequence MVSIASGLTQALPKPKYTGEDEELRAQQRGPRIVGANEIDSTQLVLKRTGPPPYGNRAGWRPRAPEDFGDGGAFPEIPVAQYPWGKGDGASTSNALVVQVNSDGKVDYSAIARQGHSKDRIIHTSFKDLIPLRQRAEAGELDLSRPSQETVQETAERTKNALAKLVSGAVAAQKPKNVNVNGRRDPTFVKYTPSSQMGDSSKKQERIIKVVERQADPMEPPKFKHKKIPRGPPTPPPPVMHSPPRKLTAEDQEAWRIPPPVSLWKNSKGFTVPLDKRLAADGRNLQDVQINDKFAQFSEALFVADRHAREEVRQRAMMQQRLAEKERLQKEENLRQLAQQARADRAGGGSRRRSSRSRSGSRSRSRSYSGSDYSGSESDSSERARREARKERLKEEERKLRQSRMGAERRAQVMAREMDRDISEKIALGLAKPTQSKEGMYDSRLFNQSSGFSSGFNEDNPYDKPLFAAQDAVNSIYRPRVNQDDDDEGAGDRAMDRISKGNRFGEALGRGKFKGTEDNEPREGPVQFEKDTSDPFNVDKFLSEVQQETVAAAAAAGSGKRGYGLQQEEGDRRSKRTRVEEEDN encoded by the exons ATGGTTTCGATAGCATCTGGCCTCACTCAGGCCCTTCCAAAACCAAAATACACAGGCGAAGATGAAGAGTTACGGGCACAGCAGCGCGGCCCTCGGATCGTCGGTGCCAACGAAATCGACAGCACACAGCTCGTCCTCAAG AGAACAGGACCACCCCCATATGGAAACCGAGCAGGTTGGCGTCCTCGTGCGCCCGAGGATttcggcgatggcggcgcgTTTCCTGAAATCCCCGTCGCGCAATACCCCTGGGGCAAAGGCGATGGCGCGTCAACTTCCAATGCGCTCGTTGTGCAAGTCAACAGCGATGGCAAGGTCGATTACTCCGCCATCGCGCGCCAAGGGCACAGCAAAGACCGCATCATTCACACTTCGTTCAAGGACCTGATTCCATTACGACAGCGTGCCGAGGCGGGCGAGTTGGACCTCTCGAGACCTAGCCAGGAGACGGTACAGGAGACGGCCGAAAGGACGAAGAATGCCCTCGCCAAGCTGGTCAGCGGTGCGGTTGCGGCGCAAAAGCCCAAGAATGTGAACGtgaatgggaggagggaccCGACGTTTGTCAAGTACACGCCGTCGTCGCAGATGGGGGATAGTTccaagaagcaggagaggatcatcaaggtggtggagaggcaggCGGATCCGATGGAGCCGCCCAAATTCAAGCACAAGAAGATCCCGAGGGGACCaccgacgccgccgccgccggttaTGCATTCGCCACCGAGGAAACTGACGGCTGAGGACCAGGAGGCGTGGCGTATCCCCCCCCCTGTTTCGCTCTGGAAGAACTCGAAGGGTTTCACTGTTCCTCTTGACAAGAGGTTGGCCGCCGATGGTCGCAACCTCCAGGATGTTCAGATCAACGACAAGTTTGCTCAATTTTCCGAAGCCCTCTTCGTGGCTGATAGACACGCCAGAGAAGAGGTACGGCAGCGCGCCATGATGCAGCAGAGGCTAGCGGAGAAGGAGCGGTTGCAAAAGGAGGAGAATCTTCGTCAGCTGGCACAACAGGCCCGCGCCGACAGGGCGGGGGGTGGCAGCAGGAGACGGTCCTCTCGCTCCCGGTCTGGGTCTCGGTCTAGGTCCCGGTCTTACAGCGGCTCTGACTATTCCGGCTCGGAAAGCGACAGCTCTGAGCgtgcgaggagggaggctcGGAAGGAGAGgctcaaggaggaagagcggAAGCTCAGGCAGTCACGCATGGGTGCCGAGAGGAGGGCTCAGGTCATGGCCCGCGAGATGGACCGCGACATTTCGGAAAAGATTGCTCTCGGTCTGGCCAAGCCGACGCAGTCCAAGGAGGGGATGTACGACTCGCGGCTTTTCAACCAGTCGAGCGGGTTTAGCAGTGGGTTCAATGAGGATAACCCGTATGACAAGCCGCTTTTTGCGGCGCAGGATGCGGTTAATTCGATTTATAGACCGAGGGTTAAtcaggatgatgatgatgagggggctGGGGATAGGGCGATGGACAGGATAAGCAAGGGTAATAGGTTTGGGGAGGcgctggggaggggaaagttCAAGGGGACGGAGGACAATGAGCCGAGGGAGGGGCCGGTGCAGTTTGAGAAGGATACTAGTGATCCGTTTAATGTTGACAAGTTTTTGTCGGAGGTGCAGCAGGagactgttgctgctgcggcggcggcgggatcggggaagagggggtatGGGttgcagcaggaggagggggataggAGGAGTAAGAGGACtagggttgaggaggaggataatTGA
- a CDS encoding uncharacterized protein (COG:U; EggNog:ENOG503NV0D) yields the protein MQLPLLSCGLLGLLASQVAATALTYKVHANERACFYTATQNKDEKIAFYFAVQSGGSFDIDYEVTGPNGKYIMDGQKERQGDFVFTAREVGEYSFCFNNEMSTYTEKFVDFEIAVENEARVTIPSKQGSSPEQTSALEESLFKLSGQLSTITRNQKYFRTRENRNFSTVRSTEQRIVNFSIVQILMIMAMGALQVFIVRFFFQGARKGYV from the exons ATGCAGCTGCCATTACTTTCGTGCGGGCTCTTGGGCCTGCTGGCCAGCCAGGTCGCCGCCACAGCCCTGACCTACAAGGTTCATGCGAACGAGAGGGCGTGCTTCTACACAGCAACACAGaacaaggacgagaagaTTGCCTTTTACTTTGCC GTGCAATCCGGTGGTTCCTTCGATATCGATTATGAAGTGACGGGTCCCAATGGGAAATACATCATGGATGGTCAGAAGGAGAGGCAGGGAGACTTTGTCTTCACCGCCAGGGAGGTTGGCGAATACTCGTTCTGTTTCAATAACGAGATGAGCACATACACCGAGAAGTTTGTCGACTTTGAGATTGCT GTCGAGAACGAAGCGCGCGTTACCATTCCCTCGAAGCAGGGCTCGTCACCGGAACAAACATCAGCCCTCGAGGAGTCCCTGTTCAAGCTCTCGGGCCAGctgtccaccatcacccgcaACCAGAAATACTTCCGCACCCGTGAGAACCGCAACTTCAGCACCGTCCGCAGCACAGAACAAAGAATCGTCAACTTCAGCATCGTCCAGATTCTGATGATCATGGCCATGGGAGCCCTGCAGGTGTTTATTgtccgcttcttcttccagggTGCGCGGAAGGGCTACGTATGA
- a CDS encoding uncharacterized protein (COG:S; EggNog:ENOG503NY3N) translates to MTIPQTKVATATSVAIRALSYFFLRWALAPPFPALIFALFAVYLPSFVSGYLHEPKQELVDQVDVTVTDIPIEVEVPENGRRNRGTEKLVAEQVAVEETLTIEDRPLNPLKTLLSGAPNPRSLLLSATTLLINAICVGMVADRLFTERYHTGDDLSFARLGFVSEHEAKLLIREPDQSKMPVTVEVHIKDPVAPFDNPLWQSAGGIKFTTNETDYTAVVPIPLRNSKMRTYQWRTSNNHTGEFTTPPPVGHAEEATTGPFTFLSTSCIVSRLPYSPFDHPLAIPGFRYLAKVLPTLNAQFMLFLGDFIYADVPRYWGSSKSDYRQKYRQVYASPDWPSVGQNLSWIHTLDDHEIANDWSANSTGVYKAAFDPFEHYQAAANPPPARRAGGIAARKSATYYSFTQGPASFFLLDTRTFRSDNHLPDTAEKQKTMLGPEQLEDFLAWLKKPEPKGVKWKIVASSVPFTKNWPVNTQDTWGGFLTERRKVLEAMWDVSRRGVGVVVLSGDRHEFAATKFPPPVPVLVEGEGEGEVHVEGRAWPEEATVWEFSASPLSQFYSPVGTYRERDGEDVMVKYIHKGNSKFGAITIENLEGGDQSSLKYRLFVDGEEVWNTVLLSPKGDQAPARGSFWSKLIGA, encoded by the exons ATGACGATACCACAAACGAAAGTCGCGACAGCGACATCGGTCGCTATCAGGGCACTCAGTTACTTCTTTTTACGATGG GCTCTTGCTCCT CCATTTCCCGCCCTTATCTTTGCGTTATTCGCTGTCTACCTGCCATCATTTGTGTCGGGATATCTGCATGAGCCAAAGCAGGAACTAGTTGATCAAGTTGATGTCACAGTAACGGACATTCCaatcgaggttgaggttccCGAGAATGGCAGGAGAAACCGCGGGACCGAAAAGCTGGTGGCCGAACAGGTGGCTGTTGAGGAGACCCTCACGATCGAAGACagacccctgaaccccttaAAGACACTGCTCTCTGGTGCTCCCAACCCGCGGAGTTTGCTTCTGTCAGCTACCACGCTTCTCATCAACGCTATCTGCGTCGGCATGGTCGCTGACCGTCTGTTCACCGAACGCTATCACACTGGCGATGACCTCTCTTTTGCCAGACTCGGCTTTGTCTCTGAACATGAGGCCAAGCTTCTCATTAGAGAGCCAGACCAGTCCAAGATGCCCGTCACCGTCGAAGTACACATCAAGGACCCGGTGGCGCCTTTTGACAACCCCCTGTGGCAGAGCGCTGGTGGTATCAAGTTCACCACTAACGAAACCGACTACACCGCCGTtgttcccatccccctccggAACTCCAAGATGCGCACCTACCAATGGCGCACCTCGAACAACCACACCGGAGAgttcaccacccctcctcccgtcgGCCACGCTGAAGaggccaccaccggccccttcaccttcctctccacctcctgcaTCGTCTCCCGACTCCCTTACTCACCGTTTGACCACCCCTTGGCCATCCCAGGCTTCCGCTACCTCGCCAAggtcctccccaccctcaacgCGCAATTCATGCTCTTCCTGGGAGATTTCATCTACGCCGACGTGCCCCGCTACTGGGGAAGTTCAAAGTCTGACTACAGGCAAAAATACCGCCAGGTCTACGCCTCGCCCGACTGGCCTTCTGTCGGTCAAAATCTCAGCTGGATTCACACCCTCGACGACCACGAAATAGCCAACGACTGGTCCGCCAACTCGACGGGCGTCTACAAGGCGGCTTTTGACCCCTTTGAGCACTACCAAGCAGCTGCTAACCCTCCCCCGGCACGCAGAGCAGGCGGCATCGCCGCTCGCAAATCGGCGACGTACTACTCCTTCACCCAAGGCCCGGCGAGCTTTTTCTTGCTGGACACGAGGACGTTCCGGTCGGATAATCATCTTCCTGATACAGCCGAGAAACAAAAGACTATGCTTGGCCCTGAGCAGCTGGAGGACTTTTTGGCGTGGCTCAAGAAACCTGAGCCGAAAGGGGTCAAGTGGAAGATTGTGGCCAGCTCGGTGCCGTTTACGAAGAACTGGCCGGTTAACACTCAGGATACGTGGGGCGGGTTTTtgacggagaggaggaaggtgctgGAGGCGATGTGGGATGTTtcaaggaggggggtgggggttgtggtgctTAGTGGGGATAGGCACGAGTTTGCTGCGACCAAGTTCCCGCCGCCGGTTCCCgtgctggtggagggagagggagagggggaagtccatgtggaggggagggcgtggCCGGAGGAGGCGACGGTGTGGGAGTTTTCGGCTAGTCCGTTGAGTCAGTTTTATAGTCCGGTTGGGACTTAtagggagagggatggggaggatgtgatgGTCAA GTATATTCATAAGGGAAACTCCAAGTTTGGAGCGATCACTATTGAGAATTTGGAGGGCGGTGATCAAAGCAGCTTGAAGTATAGGCTGTTTgtggacggggaggaggtgtggAACACGGTGCTTCTATCGCCGAAGGGGGACCAGGCTCCGGCGAGGGGGTCGTTTTGGAGTAAGTTGATTGGTGCTTag
- the CBS1 gene encoding Cytochrome B translational activator protein cbs1, mitochondrial (COG:E; EggNog:ENOG503NX3Q), giving the protein MKSFLALRPVLFKRELLLAAASNRGRSFALCTAAATTSQKRVKLSVRGYSTKKSVSVGGGGLKVEVEGGRKKRESLDNCRCASCINQDTRQRNFNTFAIPADIKPESVSSTAEGVAVKWSDGHESNYDWDFIQHYVKEDKRDRSVTQDQHYWGAEIASNPPTISYNEVMNSDQGVADLTAKIQKYGFSFISSTPSHDPDLTRQVLERIAFIRLTHYGGFYDFIPDLAMADTAYTNLALPAHTDNTYFTDPSGLQAFHLLSHTPPPGVSAETVQGGASLLVDGFNAAKVLKKEDPKAYEILTQVRLPWHASGNAGITITPDRLYPVLEVVDGELGRVRWNNDDRGVVPFGEGYTPEEWYGAARKWDEMLRRRESEYWVQLTPGRVLVFDNWRVMHGRSAFEGIRRICGAYINRDDWISRWRNTNFDRKKVLDSVIG; this is encoded by the exons ATGAAGTCATTCCTAGCTTTGAGGCCAGTATTGTTTAAAAGGGaactgctgcttgctgctgcaag CAACCGTGGGAGGTCTTTTGCACTGTGCACTgccgctgccaccaccagtcAAAAGAGAGTCAAGCTCAGTGTGAGAGGGTACAGTACGAAGAAGAGTGTgagtgttgggggtggtgggctcaaggtggaggttgagggggggaggaagaagagggagagttT GGACAACTGCCGGTGCGCGAGCTGCATTAATCAGGATACGAGGCAGAGGAATTTCAATACTTTTGCG ATTCCTGCGGATATCAAACCTGAGAGTGTTAGCTCGACGGCGGAGGGGGTTGCTGTCAAGT GGTccgacggccatgagagcaACTATGACTGGGACTTCATCCAGCACTACGTgaaggaggacaagagggACAGAAGCGTCACCCAGGA CCAGCACTACTGGGGCGCGGAAATAGcctccaacccacccaccatctcctACAACGAAGTGATGAACTCTGACCAAGGCGTGGCCGACCTCACAGCAAAGATC CAAAAATAcggcttctccttcatctcctccaccccctcccacgaCCCGGACCTAACCCGCCAGGTCCTCGAGCGCATCGCCTTCATCCGCCTGACCCACTACGGCGGCTTCTACGACTTCATCCCCGACCTCGCCATGGCCGACACGGCCtacaccaacctcgccctccccgcccACACGGACAACACTTACTTCACCGATCCCTCCGGCCTCCAAGcgttccacctcctctctcacacccctcccccgggTGTTTCTGCCGAGACCGTCCAGGGCGGTGCTTCCTTGTTGGTGGACGGTTTCAACGCCGCCAAGGTGTTGAAAAAGGAGGACCCAAAGGCGTATGAGATTTTGACTCAAGTCCGACTGCCCTGGCATGCGAGCGGGAACGCGGGGATTACGATCACCCCGGATAGGTTGTATCCcgtgttggaggtggtggatggggagctggggagggtgaggtggaaTAATGATGATAGGGGGGTTGTGCcgtttggggaggggtatACTCCCGAGGAGTGGTAtggggcggcgaggaagtgggatgagatgctgaggaggagggagagtgAGTATTGGGTGCAGTTGACGCCGGGGAGGGTGCTTG TGTTTGACAACTGGAGGGTTATGCATGGGAGGAGTGCGTTTGAGGGGATTAGGAGGATTTGTGGGGCTTATA TCAACAGAGACGATTGGATCTCGAGATGGAGAAACACCAACTTTGACaggaagaaggtgttggacAGTGTAATCGGGTAG